A genomic window from Osmerus eperlanus chromosome 5, fOsmEpe2.1, whole genome shotgun sequence includes:
- the acanb gene encoding aggrecan core protein isoform X1 produces the protein MVILPFLCVCLPFITATISFENPEDLDGTLSVSIPEEVPLLPLLGGKVVVPCYFQDNTVNDPGAPTLAPLSHRIKWTHVTKDKVTLILVASEGKVHVETEYLDRVTMVNYPLVATDATMELTELRATDSGSYRCEVMHGIEDSYDSVDVTVQGIVFHYRAISTRYTLTFEKAKAACIQNSATIATPAQLQAAFDDGYHQCDAGWLSDQTVRYPIHEPREGCFGDKEDFPGVRTYGVRDVNETYDVYCFAEKMSGRVFYSMSVEKFTFYQAGDQCAKLGASLATTGQLYLAWKAGMDVCNAGWLADRSVRYPINIARPQCGGGLLGVRTVYLYPNQTGYPYPDSRYDAVCFRESEDNAILTTPFPDIITMTPSPVDFPARSTTPDGEARGEVATQAPTDTSTLEQPLPIPPSVIDTFTKVTPVIEQEVSMATVRPDLGQELPRENDTAMAPTGVVFHYRAGSSRYALSFVEGQLACQSVGAIIASPQQLQAAYKDGLHHCDAGWLRDQTVRYPIVSPRDKCSGNLEHLPGVRSYGLRPSDERYDVYCYVERLRGEVFYTSDYDSFSYDEAVSHCQKLNATLASTGELYAAWKQGLDKCRPGWLADRTVRYPIRQPKAHCGGGKAGVHTIYAYPNQTGHPDQHSRYDAYCFRAERRVLHNETSVNETLVVVDEEKINMTTSIEQLTPVIPIVPPVSVDLSGSGSAEQSASGSGSSSDSGSGSGAGGPSGDSFGGFETSGEGSGSGIHITLSGDHLSGEASGSEGPQEGSSVIYNTKVDSGDWESSVGEEEKPGFSGFPSGVGPHSFSGSGDLSGDLSGSGESTIIMVDGETVDLSTKQQPTQQELGRGSVDLSGSGGMSGSGTSGFFSGSGIPVISFVTPTLVDQTTKASGEQEVSGFHHMGSGFPSGSGDPSGYTSGTPSEDVSPPRGDVVFLPEDGMMEVNVQPSDRRPEQGRGQVDLSGDGSGPGFYEVSSTWDHHASANGELSRRDPTAEGMSVVLPPGSTFPSPEYITNQENLVHLEEKLPQLDLEGLAGPTEEIYVTSPSSTYSSPTTAPAVSQVTPAVVQQPATEDASPDPCEPNPCGAGTCSVQGDIAVCQCPHGFTGEDCKTPTQGCAEGWVEFMGSCYLHFSERDTWGVAEHRCQELNSHLVSITSQQEQNFVNSNAQDYQWIGLNDKDVQNEFRWTDGSPLQFENWRPNQPDNYFDSAEDCVVMIWHEEGQWNDVPCNYHLPFTCKSGPAMCSWPPEVENAKPMGDRRDRYPVNSIVRYQCDSGFTQRHLPVVRCLPDSRWEEPQVECIGPGTTSNRLHKRSIRRRSKAVSSQSWRKLL, from the exons ATGGTCATCTtaccttttctgtgtgtgtgtcttcccttCATCACTGCAACAATATCCTTTGAGAACCCTGAGG ATCTTGATGGCACGTTGAGTGTTAGCATCCCTGAGGAGGTGCCGCTGCTCCCTCTTCTGGGCGGCAAAGTGGTGGTGCCCTGCTACTTCCAGGACAACACGGTCAACGACCCTGGCGCTCCaaccctcgcccccctctctcaccgcATCAAGTGGACTCATGTCACCAAGGACAAGGTCACCCTCATCCTGGTGGCGTCGGAAGGGAAAGTTCACGTTGAGACGGAGTATCTGGACCGGGTCACAATGGTGAACTATCCACTGGTGGCGACCGATGCCACCATGGAGTTGACAGAGCTGCGTGCCACTGACTCAGGCAGTTACCGCTGTGAGGTCATGCATGGCATTGAGGATAGCTACGACTCTGTGGACGTCACTGTTCAAG GTATTGTGTTCCACTACCGAGCCATTTCTACTCGTTACACCCTGACCTTTGAGAAGGCCAAGGCTGCATGTATCCAGAACAGTGCCACCATTGCCACACCTGCCCAGCTCCAGGCCGCCTTCGACGATGGTTATCACCAGTGTGATGCCGGCTGGCTCTCTGATCAAACTGTCAG GTACCCTATCCACGAACCAAGAGAGGGTTGTTTTGGAGACAAAGAGGACTTCCCAGGTGTGAGAACCTACGGAGTGAGAGACGTCAACGAGACATATGACGTGTATTGTTTCGCCGAGAAGATGTCAG GCAGAGTGTTCTACTCCATGTCAGTGGAAAAGTTCACCTTCTACCAGGCTGGCGACCAGTGTGCCAAACTTGGTGCCAGTCTCGCCACCACAGGCCAGCTCTACCTGGCATGGAAGGCTGGCATGGACGTATGTAatgcaggctggctggcagacaGGAGTGTTCGCTACCCCATCAACATCGCCAGGCCCCAATGTGGAGGAGGCCTGCTAGGAGTGAGGACAGTCTACCTGTACCCCAACCAGACAGGCTATCCTTACCCAGACTCACGCTATGATGCGGTCTGCTTCCGAG AATCAGAAGACAATGCAATCCTGACGACACCCTTCCCCGACATCATCACCATGACTCCAAGCCCTGTGGACTTCCCGGCACGTTCCACAACACCTGATGGGGAGGCACGGGGAGAGGTGGCCACCCAGGCCCCAACTGACACCAGCACATTGGAAcaacctctccccatcccccccagtgTCATCGATACTTTTACAAAGGTGACGCCAGTGATAGAACAGGAGGTCAGCATGGCCACAGTCAGACCAGACCTGGGACAGGAACTTCCACGTGAGAATGATACTGCCATGGCTCCCACAG GTGTGGTGTTCCACTACAGGGCAGGCTCAAGCCGTTATGCTCTGTCTTTCGTTGAGGGCCAGCTGGCCTGTCAAAGTGTGGGGGCTATCATCGCCAGCCCCCAGCAACTCCAGGCAGCCTACAAGGATGGCCTACACCACTGTGATGCTGGCTGGCTCAGAGACCAAACTGTCAG GTACCCTATTGTGTCGCCCAGAGATAAGTGTTCAGGTAACCTGGAGCATCTCCCTGGAGTGAGATCGTACGGCCTAAGGCCTTCTGATGAGCGATATGATGTCTATTGCTATGTTGAGCGCCTCAGGG GTGAGGTTTTCTACACAAGTGATTATGATAGCTTCTCCTACGACGAGGCAGTGTCTCACTGTCAGAAACTTAATGCCACCTTGGCATCCACCGGCGAACTCTATGCTGCCTGGAAGCAGGGCCTGGACAAGTGTcgtcctggctggctggctgaccgcACTGTCCGCTACCCTATCCGCCAACCCAAGGCCCACTGTGGAGGAGGCAAGGCTGGGGTACACACCATCTATGCCTACCCCAACCAGACAGGCCATCCAGACCAGCACTCCAGATACGACGCCTACTGCTTCAGAG CTGAGCGCAGAGTACTTCACAATGAAACCAGTGTCAATGAGACTCTagtagtggtggatgaggaaAAAATCAACATGACGACGAGTATTGAACAATTGACACCTG TCATTCCTATTGTACCTCCAGTCTCTGTTGACCTGTCTGGCTCAGGCTCAGCAGAGCAGTCAGCCAGTGGCAGTGGCAGTAGCAGTGACAGTGGCAGTGGGAGTGGAGCTGGTGGTCCTAGTGGGGATTCATTTGGGGGTTTTGAGACCAGTGGGGAAGGATCTGGCTCAGGCATCCACATCACTCTCAGCGGCGACCACCTGTCTGGAGAGGCCTCTGGTTCTGAGGGGCCCCAGGAGGGGAGCTCCGTCATCTACAACACAAAGGTAGACTCTGGGGACTGGGAGTCTAGTGTTGGGGAAGAGGAGAAACCTGGGTTCAGTGGGTTCCCCTCCGGTGTGGGTCCCCATTCTTTTAGTGGCAGTGGTGACCTCAGTGGTGACCTCAGTGGTAGCGGAGAGTCCACAATCATCATGGTGGATGGGGAGACGGTCGACCTTTCTACTAAGCAACAGCCCACCCAGCAAGAATTGGGAAGAGGGAGCGTGGACCTGAGTGGATCAGGGGGCATGTCTGGCTCAGGGACCAGCGGCTTCTTCAGTGGCTCTGGGATCCCAGTCATATCCTTTGTTACCCCCACTCTCGTCGACCAGACGACCAAAGCATCAGGCGAGCAGGAAGTATCTGGTTTCCATCACATGGGTTCTGGTTTTCCGAGTGGATCTGGGGATCCATCTGGCTACACTTCAGGGACCCCCTCTGAAGATGTTTCCCCACCCCGAGGGGATGTTGTCTTCCTGCCGGAGGATGGGATGATGGAGGTAAATGTGCAGCCTTCTGATCGTCGTCCAGAACAGGGACGTGGGCAGGTGGACCTCAGTGGTGATGGTAGTGGTCCAGGGTTCTACGAAGTGAGTAGTACTTGGGATCACCATGCTTCAGCCAATGGGGAGCTTTCCCGGAGAGATCCTACAGCCGAAGGAATGTCTGTTGTCCTGCCCCCAGGTTCTACATTCCCTTCTCCAGAATATATTACCAACCAAGAGAACTTAGTTCATTTAGAGGAAAAGCTACCACAGCTAGATCTTGAAGGCCTGGCTGGGCCCACGGAGGAGATTTATGTCACTTCTCCCTCATCCACTTACTCCAGTCCTACCACCGCACCTGCTGTCTCACAAGTGACACCTGCTGTTGTGCAGCAACCTGCCACTGAGGACG CATCTCCTGACCCCTGTGAACCTAATCCGTGTGGAGCTGGTACCTGTTCTGTGCAGGGTGATATTGCAGTCTGTCAGTGTCCACATGGATTTACTGGAGAAGACTGCAAGACAC CAACGCAGGGCTGTGCAGAAGGCTGGGTGGAATTCATGGGAAGCTGCTACCTTCACTTTTCTGAGAGGGACACCTGGGGTGTAGCTGAGCATCGCTGCCAAGAGCTCAACTCTCATCTGGTCAGCATCACTTCGCAACAGGAGCAAAACTTTGTCAACT CTAATGCCCAGGATTACCAGTGGATTGGACTAAATGATAAGGACGTGCAGAATGAGTTTCGCTGGACAGACGGGAGTCCCCTG CAATTTGAGAACTGGAGGCCAAACCAACCTGATAACTACTTTGACTCAGCGGAGGACTGTGTGGTAATGATCTGGCATGAAGAAGGCCAGTGGAATGATGTACCCTGCAACTACCACCTGCCCTTCACCTGCAAGAGTGGACCTG CCATGTGCTCTTGGCCTCCTGAGGTAGAAAATGCCAAACCTATGGGCGATAGAAGAGACCGTTACCCAGTCAACTCCATAGTCCGCTATCAGTGTGACTCTGGCTTCACACAGCGCCATCTACCTGTTGTACGCTGCCTGCCTGACAGCCGGTGGGAGGAGCCACAAGTGGAGTGTATAGGAC CTGGCACCACAAGCAACAGACTACACAAGCGGTCCATCAGGAGGCGGTCTAAAGCGGTCAGCAGTCAATCATGGAGGAAGCTCCTTTAA
- the dnajb9a gene encoding dnaJ homolog subfamily B member 9a isoform X2 has protein sequence MATAQSVLTFAVCVLMITELILAKKDYYDILGVPRDAIERQIKKAFHRLAMKYHPDRNKSPDAETKFREIAEAYETLSDEAKRQEYDQFGHSAIFNEGTEGGKGHNFHQHFNFNFDNMFKDFDIHNQNRHSRHKRHFEEHLRSHQEAHARNKRNFQGSFGAGAVFDDVFDNMEKMFTFDQHHKRPESTFQGTAKQHCRTVTQRRGNMVTTYTDCTGS, from the exons ATGGCAACTGCACAATCAGTCCTTACGTTTGCAGTGTGCGTCCTGATGATAACAGAACTGATACTTGCCAAAAAGGACTACTATGACATTTTGGGAGTGCCCAGAGATGCCATAGAACGTCAGATAAAGAAGGCATTTCACAGGCTTGCTATGAAGTATCACCCTGACAGGAACAAAAGCCCAGACGCTGAGACGAAGTTCAGAGAAATTGCAGAGG catatgaGACATTGTCGGATGAGGCGAAGAGACAAGAATACGACCAGTTTGGACACAGTGCGATATTTAATGAGGGCACGGAAGGTGGAAAGGGGCACAATTTCCACCAACACTTTAACTTTAATTTTGACAACATGTTCAAGGACTTTGATATCCACAATCAGAATAGACATTCCCGGCATAAGAGACACTTTGAGGAGCACCTTCGGTCCCACCAGGAGGCCCACGCTAGAAACAAGAGGAACTTTCAAGGAAGCTTTGGCGCTGGTGCTGTTTTTGATGACGTGTTTGACAACATGGAAAAGATGTTCACTTTTGACCAGCACCACAAACGGCCTGAGAGTACGTTTCAAGGGACTGCCAAACAGCACTGTAGAACGGTTACACAACGTAGAGGGAATATGGTGACTACATATACTGACTGCACTGGGTCCTAA
- the dnajb9a gene encoding dnaJ homolog subfamily B member 9a isoform X1, protein MLATQLNNWRKTVPSVCADVQSTGGIMATAQSVLTFAVCVLMITELILAKKDYYDILGVPRDAIERQIKKAFHRLAMKYHPDRNKSPDAETKFREIAEAYETLSDEAKRQEYDQFGHSAIFNEGTEGGKGHNFHQHFNFNFDNMFKDFDIHNQNRHSRHKRHFEEHLRSHQEAHARNKRNFQGSFGAGAVFDDVFDNMEKMFTFDQHHKRPESTFQGTAKQHCRTVTQRRGNMVTTYTDCTGS, encoded by the exons ATGTTAGCTACGCAGCTGAACAATTGGCGGAAAACAGTGCCTTCGGTGTGTGCAGATGTACAAAG TACGGGGGGGATAATGGCAACTGCACAATCAGTCCTTACGTTTGCAGTGTGCGTCCTGATGATAACAGAACTGATACTTGCCAAAAAGGACTACTATGACATTTTGGGAGTGCCCAGAGATGCCATAGAACGTCAGATAAAGAAGGCATTTCACAGGCTTGCTATGAAGTATCACCCTGACAGGAACAAAAGCCCAGACGCTGAGACGAAGTTCAGAGAAATTGCAGAGG catatgaGACATTGTCGGATGAGGCGAAGAGACAAGAATACGACCAGTTTGGACACAGTGCGATATTTAATGAGGGCACGGAAGGTGGAAAGGGGCACAATTTCCACCAACACTTTAACTTTAATTTTGACAACATGTTCAAGGACTTTGATATCCACAATCAGAATAGACATTCCCGGCATAAGAGACACTTTGAGGAGCACCTTCGGTCCCACCAGGAGGCCCACGCTAGAAACAAGAGGAACTTTCAAGGAAGCTTTGGCGCTGGTGCTGTTTTTGATGACGTGTTTGACAACATGGAAAAGATGTTCACTTTTGACCAGCACCACAAACGGCCTGAGAGTACGTTTCAAGGGACTGCCAAACAGCACTGTAGAACGGTTACACAACGTAGAGGGAATATGGTGACTACATATACTGACTGCACTGGGTCCTAA
- the acanb gene encoding aggrecan core protein isoform X2, with translation MVILPFLCVCLPFITATISFENPEDLDGTLSVSIPEEVPLLPLLGGKVVVPCYFQDNTVNDPGAPTLAPLSHRIKWTHVTKDKVTLILVASEGKVHVETEYLDRVTMVNYPLVATDATMELTELRATDSGSYRCEVMHGIEDSYDSVDVTVQGIVFHYRAISTRYTLTFEKAKAACIQNSATIATPAQLQAAFDDGYHQCDAGWLSDQTVRYPIHEPREGCFGDKEDFPGVRTYGVRDVNETYDVYCFAEKMSGRVFYSMSVEKFTFYQAGDQCAKLGASLATTGQLYLAWKAGMDVCNAGWLADRSVRYPINIARPQCGGGLLGVRTVYLYPNQTGYPYPDSRYDAVCFREDNAILTTPFPDIITMTPSPVDFPARSTTPDGEARGEVATQAPTDTSTLEQPLPIPPSVIDTFTKVTPVIEQEVSMATVRPDLGQELPRENDTAMAPTGVVFHYRAGSSRYALSFVEGQLACQSVGAIIASPQQLQAAYKDGLHHCDAGWLRDQTVRYPIVSPRDKCSGNLEHLPGVRSYGLRPSDERYDVYCYVERLRGEVFYTSDYDSFSYDEAVSHCQKLNATLASTGELYAAWKQGLDKCRPGWLADRTVRYPIRQPKAHCGGGKAGVHTIYAYPNQTGHPDQHSRYDAYCFRAERRVLHNETSVNETLVVVDEEKINMTTSIEQLTPVIPIVPPVSVDLSGSGSAEQSASGSGSSSDSGSGSGAGGPSGDSFGGFETSGEGSGSGIHITLSGDHLSGEASGSEGPQEGSSVIYNTKVDSGDWESSVGEEEKPGFSGFPSGVGPHSFSGSGDLSGDLSGSGESTIIMVDGETVDLSTKQQPTQQELGRGSVDLSGSGGMSGSGTSGFFSGSGIPVISFVTPTLVDQTTKASGEQEVSGFHHMGSGFPSGSGDPSGYTSGTPSEDVSPPRGDVVFLPEDGMMEVNVQPSDRRPEQGRGQVDLSGDGSGPGFYEVSSTWDHHASANGELSRRDPTAEGMSVVLPPGSTFPSPEYITNQENLVHLEEKLPQLDLEGLAGPTEEIYVTSPSSTYSSPTTAPAVSQVTPAVVQQPATEDASPDPCEPNPCGAGTCSVQGDIAVCQCPHGFTGEDCKTPTQGCAEGWVEFMGSCYLHFSERDTWGVAEHRCQELNSHLVSITSQQEQNFVNSNAQDYQWIGLNDKDVQNEFRWTDGSPLQFENWRPNQPDNYFDSAEDCVVMIWHEEGQWNDVPCNYHLPFTCKSGPAMCSWPPEVENAKPMGDRRDRYPVNSIVRYQCDSGFTQRHLPVVRCLPDSRWEEPQVECIGPGTTSNRLHKRSIRRRSKAVSSQSWRKLL, from the exons ATGGTCATCTtaccttttctgtgtgtgtgtcttcccttCATCACTGCAACAATATCCTTTGAGAACCCTGAGG ATCTTGATGGCACGTTGAGTGTTAGCATCCCTGAGGAGGTGCCGCTGCTCCCTCTTCTGGGCGGCAAAGTGGTGGTGCCCTGCTACTTCCAGGACAACACGGTCAACGACCCTGGCGCTCCaaccctcgcccccctctctcaccgcATCAAGTGGACTCATGTCACCAAGGACAAGGTCACCCTCATCCTGGTGGCGTCGGAAGGGAAAGTTCACGTTGAGACGGAGTATCTGGACCGGGTCACAATGGTGAACTATCCACTGGTGGCGACCGATGCCACCATGGAGTTGACAGAGCTGCGTGCCACTGACTCAGGCAGTTACCGCTGTGAGGTCATGCATGGCATTGAGGATAGCTACGACTCTGTGGACGTCACTGTTCAAG GTATTGTGTTCCACTACCGAGCCATTTCTACTCGTTACACCCTGACCTTTGAGAAGGCCAAGGCTGCATGTATCCAGAACAGTGCCACCATTGCCACACCTGCCCAGCTCCAGGCCGCCTTCGACGATGGTTATCACCAGTGTGATGCCGGCTGGCTCTCTGATCAAACTGTCAG GTACCCTATCCACGAACCAAGAGAGGGTTGTTTTGGAGACAAAGAGGACTTCCCAGGTGTGAGAACCTACGGAGTGAGAGACGTCAACGAGACATATGACGTGTATTGTTTCGCCGAGAAGATGTCAG GCAGAGTGTTCTACTCCATGTCAGTGGAAAAGTTCACCTTCTACCAGGCTGGCGACCAGTGTGCCAAACTTGGTGCCAGTCTCGCCACCACAGGCCAGCTCTACCTGGCATGGAAGGCTGGCATGGACGTATGTAatgcaggctggctggcagacaGGAGTGTTCGCTACCCCATCAACATCGCCAGGCCCCAATGTGGAGGAGGCCTGCTAGGAGTGAGGACAGTCTACCTGTACCCCAACCAGACAGGCTATCCTTACCCAGACTCACGCTATGATGCGGTCTGCTTCCGAG AAGACAATGCAATCCTGACGACACCCTTCCCCGACATCATCACCATGACTCCAAGCCCTGTGGACTTCCCGGCACGTTCCACAACACCTGATGGGGAGGCACGGGGAGAGGTGGCCACCCAGGCCCCAACTGACACCAGCACATTGGAAcaacctctccccatcccccccagtgTCATCGATACTTTTACAAAGGTGACGCCAGTGATAGAACAGGAGGTCAGCATGGCCACAGTCAGACCAGACCTGGGACAGGAACTTCCACGTGAGAATGATACTGCCATGGCTCCCACAG GTGTGGTGTTCCACTACAGGGCAGGCTCAAGCCGTTATGCTCTGTCTTTCGTTGAGGGCCAGCTGGCCTGTCAAAGTGTGGGGGCTATCATCGCCAGCCCCCAGCAACTCCAGGCAGCCTACAAGGATGGCCTACACCACTGTGATGCTGGCTGGCTCAGAGACCAAACTGTCAG GTACCCTATTGTGTCGCCCAGAGATAAGTGTTCAGGTAACCTGGAGCATCTCCCTGGAGTGAGATCGTACGGCCTAAGGCCTTCTGATGAGCGATATGATGTCTATTGCTATGTTGAGCGCCTCAGGG GTGAGGTTTTCTACACAAGTGATTATGATAGCTTCTCCTACGACGAGGCAGTGTCTCACTGTCAGAAACTTAATGCCACCTTGGCATCCACCGGCGAACTCTATGCTGCCTGGAAGCAGGGCCTGGACAAGTGTcgtcctggctggctggctgaccgcACTGTCCGCTACCCTATCCGCCAACCCAAGGCCCACTGTGGAGGAGGCAAGGCTGGGGTACACACCATCTATGCCTACCCCAACCAGACAGGCCATCCAGACCAGCACTCCAGATACGACGCCTACTGCTTCAGAG CTGAGCGCAGAGTACTTCACAATGAAACCAGTGTCAATGAGACTCTagtagtggtggatgaggaaAAAATCAACATGACGACGAGTATTGAACAATTGACACCTG TCATTCCTATTGTACCTCCAGTCTCTGTTGACCTGTCTGGCTCAGGCTCAGCAGAGCAGTCAGCCAGTGGCAGTGGCAGTAGCAGTGACAGTGGCAGTGGGAGTGGAGCTGGTGGTCCTAGTGGGGATTCATTTGGGGGTTTTGAGACCAGTGGGGAAGGATCTGGCTCAGGCATCCACATCACTCTCAGCGGCGACCACCTGTCTGGAGAGGCCTCTGGTTCTGAGGGGCCCCAGGAGGGGAGCTCCGTCATCTACAACACAAAGGTAGACTCTGGGGACTGGGAGTCTAGTGTTGGGGAAGAGGAGAAACCTGGGTTCAGTGGGTTCCCCTCCGGTGTGGGTCCCCATTCTTTTAGTGGCAGTGGTGACCTCAGTGGTGACCTCAGTGGTAGCGGAGAGTCCACAATCATCATGGTGGATGGGGAGACGGTCGACCTTTCTACTAAGCAACAGCCCACCCAGCAAGAATTGGGAAGAGGGAGCGTGGACCTGAGTGGATCAGGGGGCATGTCTGGCTCAGGGACCAGCGGCTTCTTCAGTGGCTCTGGGATCCCAGTCATATCCTTTGTTACCCCCACTCTCGTCGACCAGACGACCAAAGCATCAGGCGAGCAGGAAGTATCTGGTTTCCATCACATGGGTTCTGGTTTTCCGAGTGGATCTGGGGATCCATCTGGCTACACTTCAGGGACCCCCTCTGAAGATGTTTCCCCACCCCGAGGGGATGTTGTCTTCCTGCCGGAGGATGGGATGATGGAGGTAAATGTGCAGCCTTCTGATCGTCGTCCAGAACAGGGACGTGGGCAGGTGGACCTCAGTGGTGATGGTAGTGGTCCAGGGTTCTACGAAGTGAGTAGTACTTGGGATCACCATGCTTCAGCCAATGGGGAGCTTTCCCGGAGAGATCCTACAGCCGAAGGAATGTCTGTTGTCCTGCCCCCAGGTTCTACATTCCCTTCTCCAGAATATATTACCAACCAAGAGAACTTAGTTCATTTAGAGGAAAAGCTACCACAGCTAGATCTTGAAGGCCTGGCTGGGCCCACGGAGGAGATTTATGTCACTTCTCCCTCATCCACTTACTCCAGTCCTACCACCGCACCTGCTGTCTCACAAGTGACACCTGCTGTTGTGCAGCAACCTGCCACTGAGGACG CATCTCCTGACCCCTGTGAACCTAATCCGTGTGGAGCTGGTACCTGTTCTGTGCAGGGTGATATTGCAGTCTGTCAGTGTCCACATGGATTTACTGGAGAAGACTGCAAGACAC CAACGCAGGGCTGTGCAGAAGGCTGGGTGGAATTCATGGGAAGCTGCTACCTTCACTTTTCTGAGAGGGACACCTGGGGTGTAGCTGAGCATCGCTGCCAAGAGCTCAACTCTCATCTGGTCAGCATCACTTCGCAACAGGAGCAAAACTTTGTCAACT CTAATGCCCAGGATTACCAGTGGATTGGACTAAATGATAAGGACGTGCAGAATGAGTTTCGCTGGACAGACGGGAGTCCCCTG CAATTTGAGAACTGGAGGCCAAACCAACCTGATAACTACTTTGACTCAGCGGAGGACTGTGTGGTAATGATCTGGCATGAAGAAGGCCAGTGGAATGATGTACCCTGCAACTACCACCTGCCCTTCACCTGCAAGAGTGGACCTG CCATGTGCTCTTGGCCTCCTGAGGTAGAAAATGCCAAACCTATGGGCGATAGAAGAGACCGTTACCCAGTCAACTCCATAGTCCGCTATCAGTGTGACTCTGGCTTCACACAGCGCCATCTACCTGTTGTACGCTGCCTGCCTGACAGCCGGTGGGAGGAGCCACAAGTGGAGTGTATAGGAC CTGGCACCACAAGCAACAGACTACACAAGCGGTCCATCAGGAGGCGGTCTAAAGCGGTCAGCAGTCAATCATGGAGGAAGCTCCTTTAA